One segment of Arcanobacterium phocae DNA contains the following:
- the topA gene encoding type I DNA topoisomerase, whose amino-acid sequence MTKLVIVESPAKARTIANYLGDEYDVTASIGHIRDLPKPSDLPADMKKGPFGKFAVNVENNFEPYYVVNPDKKKKVSELKAALKKADELWLATDEDREGEAIAWHLLEVLKPKIPVKRMVFHEITKEAIQRALEATRDVDTKLVDAQETRRILDRLVGYEVSPLLWRKVAPSLSAGRVQSVTTRLIVERERERMAFVPAGYWDVSVDLQKDSEAFSAKLLDVDGARVAVGKDFNDDGSLKPKSVADGVRVLNQDDAKTIADALSHGTSQVVRVETKPYRRRPAAPFTTSTLQQEASRKLHMNSRDTMRVAQSLYENGFITYMRTDSVNLSSQAVQAARSQIKEMYGAASLPDKPRAYATKSKGAQEAHEAIRPAGDSFRTPAQVANQLRGREYELYELIWKRTVASQMADATGSTASVRMVADLGGNGGNQAQLGASGTIITFPGFMAAYEEGKDKKRYEEQAESRLPELSEGEKIHNISSQAGGHETAPPPRYTEASLVKTLEEKGIGRPSTYAATISTITDRGYVDRKGQALVPTWLAFAVIRLLEENLPDLVNYDFTADMEEDLDKIAAGNENPVEYLGNFYRGDNGKQGLQAQVDGLGDIDARAVNTIEIGDSIAVRVGRYGPYLEQTNPDGTPGKRASVPTDVSPDELTVERAHEILDSAMAEDRVLGQNEKGWDVVVKDGRFGPYVSEVVPDDAVQLTPTGKISKVKPKPATASLFKSMNPETVTIEQALQLLSLPRELGELDDEPVTIHNGRFGPYMKKGSDSRSLESEEQIFTITLDQAKEIFAQPKQRGKRQAQPPLAELGKDPVSGGTILLKDGRFGLYVTDGETNASLPRSEDPNQITAERAQDLLVQRRLKIAEQGGPKKRNATKRTVSGAGKKATAKKKTATKSATAKKSTAKKSTTKKA is encoded by the coding sequence GTGACTAAGCTCGTGATTGTAGAGTCTCCTGCCAAGGCGCGCACTATCGCCAACTATTTGGGCGATGAGTACGATGTGACTGCCAGTATTGGACACATTCGTGATTTGCCGAAGCCGTCAGATCTGCCGGCGGACATGAAAAAGGGTCCATTCGGTAAGTTCGCGGTGAATGTCGAGAACAATTTCGAGCCGTATTATGTGGTGAACCCGGATAAGAAGAAGAAAGTCAGTGAACTCAAGGCGGCGTTGAAGAAGGCCGACGAACTCTGGCTCGCAACTGATGAGGACCGCGAGGGGGAAGCCATTGCTTGGCATCTGCTCGAAGTTCTTAAGCCGAAGATTCCGGTTAAGCGCATGGTGTTCCACGAAATTACTAAAGAGGCGATTCAGCGTGCGTTGGAGGCCACTCGTGATGTTGATACGAAGCTGGTTGACGCGCAAGAAACACGGCGAATCTTGGATCGCTTGGTGGGGTATGAAGTCTCGCCGTTGCTCTGGCGTAAAGTTGCGCCGAGTTTGTCTGCTGGGCGAGTCCAGTCAGTAACGACGCGGCTTATTGTTGAGCGCGAACGTGAGCGGATGGCTTTTGTTCCAGCCGGATACTGGGACGTTTCGGTTGATCTGCAAAAAGACAGTGAAGCTTTTTCTGCAAAACTTCTCGACGTCGACGGCGCTCGCGTTGCGGTTGGAAAAGATTTTAACGACGATGGCTCCCTCAAACCAAAATCGGTAGCCGATGGCGTTCGCGTTCTCAATCAAGACGATGCCAAGACTATTGCGGATGCGTTAAGCCACGGCACGTCTCAGGTGGTACGGGTGGAGACGAAACCGTATCGTCGTCGTCCAGCAGCGCCGTTTACAACGTCAACGTTGCAGCAGGAAGCATCGCGTAAGCTACACATGAACTCGCGCGATACGATGCGAGTGGCGCAGTCCTTGTATGAAAATGGTTTTATCACCTACATGCGTACCGATTCGGTGAATTTGTCGTCGCAAGCGGTGCAGGCCGCACGTTCCCAGATCAAAGAAATGTATGGGGCTGCCTCGTTACCGGACAAGCCACGGGCATATGCAACAAAGTCGAAGGGCGCGCAAGAAGCCCACGAAGCTATTCGCCCAGCTGGCGATTCGTTCCGTACCCCAGCGCAAGTTGCTAACCAGTTGCGCGGCCGCGAGTATGAACTCTACGAATTGATTTGGAAACGAACAGTTGCCTCGCAGATGGCAGATGCTACTGGTTCAACGGCGTCCGTTCGGATGGTTGCAGATCTAGGCGGTAATGGTGGCAACCAAGCACAGTTAGGTGCTTCGGGAACAATTATTACCTTCCCCGGTTTCATGGCTGCCTATGAAGAAGGCAAAGATAAGAAACGCTATGAAGAACAAGCCGAATCGCGATTGCCAGAGCTGAGCGAAGGCGAAAAGATTCATAATATTAGCTCGCAAGCTGGGGGTCACGAAACTGCGCCACCGCCACGCTATACCGAAGCTTCGTTGGTGAAAACCTTGGAAGAAAAAGGGATTGGTCGTCCATCAACTTATGCGGCAACAATTTCTACTATTACGGATCGTGGCTATGTGGACCGGAAGGGACAAGCACTAGTGCCAACTTGGTTGGCGTTCGCAGTTATCCGTTTGCTCGAAGAGAACCTTCCTGATTTGGTGAACTATGACTTTACCGCGGATATGGAAGAGGATCTGGATAAGATCGCTGCCGGTAACGAAAACCCAGTGGAGTATTTGGGTAATTTCTATCGCGGTGATAACGGTAAGCAGGGCTTGCAAGCACAGGTTGATGGCTTGGGTGACATTGACGCTCGTGCAGTGAACACGATTGAAATCGGCGATTCCATCGCGGTGCGGGTGGGTCGCTATGGTCCATATTTGGAGCAGACGAATCCAGATGGAACACCCGGGAAACGCGCCTCAGTGCCAACTGATGTTTCGCCAGACGAGCTCACGGTTGAGCGTGCTCACGAGATTCTTGATAGTGCCATGGCTGAGGATCGAGTTTTGGGTCAGAATGAGAAGGGCTGGGACGTCGTCGTCAAAGATGGCCGGTTTGGTCCGTATGTTTCGGAAGTTGTTCCCGACGACGCCGTGCAACTCACTCCTACCGGGAAAATCTCGAAGGTTAAGCCGAAGCCAGCAACAGCATCGCTATTTAAGTCGATGAATCCGGAAACGGTGACAATTGAGCAGGCGTTGCAGTTGTTGTCTTTGCCGCGTGAACTTGGTGAGTTAGACGATGAACCTGTGACGATTCACAATGGCCGGTTTGGTCCGTATATGAAGAAGGGGTCTGATTCGCGGTCGCTAGAATCTGAGGAACAAATCTTTACGATTACTCTCGATCAGGCCAAGGAGATTTTTGCTCAACCGAAGCAACGTGGAAAGCGTCAGGCGCAACCACCGTTAGCTGAGTTAGGTAAAGATCCGGTTTCGGGTGGAACAATTTTGCTGAAAGATGGTCGCTTCGGTCTTTACGTCACCGATGGTGAGACGAATGCGTCGTTGCCACGTTCTGAAGATCCGAACCAGATTACGGCGGAGCGGGCGCAGGATTTGCTTGTTCAGCGGCGATTGAAGATTGCCGAGCAGGGCGGTCCGAAGAAGCGCAATGCCACTAAGCGGACTGTTAGTGGTGCCGGGAAGAAGGCTACCGCGAAAAAGAAGACGGCTACTAAGAGTGCGACGGCAAAGAAATCGACGGCGAAGAAATCGACAACGAAGAAGGCATAA
- the tmk gene encoding dTMP kinase, which translates to MAGLFISFEGGDGAGKSTQVQLLTRWLTEQGHTVVVTREPGGTELGAQIRQLLLYGGEVSARAEALLYAADRAQNMDTKIAPALGRGEIVITDRYLDSSVAYQGAARALGKDEVRDLSLWAVQGRMPDITFLLDVPVETGKARVGEEKDRLESAGVAFHQRVREEFLQLAQAQPQRWRVIDGTAEIGEIAQHIQDEVSQVLNSQQSRSECQEIMSDHSSSI; encoded by the coding sequence ATGGCTGGGTTGTTCATATCGTTCGAAGGTGGCGATGGTGCTGGTAAATCAACCCAAGTTCAGTTGCTGACTCGATGGTTAACTGAACAGGGGCATACCGTCGTCGTGACTCGGGAGCCGGGTGGAACTGAGCTAGGTGCACAGATTCGTCAACTGCTTTTATATGGTGGGGAAGTCAGTGCCCGTGCCGAAGCTCTGTTGTATGCTGCGGACCGGGCGCAAAACATGGATACGAAGATTGCGCCGGCACTTGGCCGGGGTGAGATCGTTATTACGGACCGATATCTGGATTCGTCAGTGGCCTATCAAGGTGCTGCGCGGGCTTTAGGTAAAGACGAGGTGCGTGACTTATCGCTCTGGGCAGTTCAGGGGCGAATGCCAGACATAACCTTCTTGCTTGACGTGCCAGTAGAAACCGGCAAAGCCCGGGTTGGTGAGGAAAAAGATCGACTCGAATCGGCTGGTGTGGCATTCCATCAACGAGTGCGCGAAGAATTTTTGCAATTGGCTCAGGCACAGCCACAACGGTGGCGGGTTATTGACGGCACTGCAGAAATCGGGGAGATTGCACAGCACATCCAGGATGAAGTTTCGCAGGTATTGAATTCTCAGCAATCTCGCAGTGAATGCCAAGAAATTATGTCGGATCACTCCAGTAGCATATAA
- a CDS encoding DNA polymerase III subunit delta', whose amino-acid sequence MSIFDGLVGQASAVHELQRAADAARVSQARMADPNAEHVASQAMSQAWLFTGPPGSGRSLAALSLAGALLCTGPVAGCGQCPQCRSVLERNHPDVTLVSTDQVTISAENVREYVARSYVAPTSGAWRIIIIEDADRMLTRTTNVLLKAIEEPGARTVWMLCTAAAADVLPTIRSRCRNINLVTPHASLVADLLVQRDGVEPKLAHVAARAAQSHIGVARALATDPQAAAIRTNTLNVLAKIKGVGDAALGAHLLADTVAMRGGELTKKDLQEEDSRALEEQRMAALGLDTGSKIPASVRSQIKESAEATRRRHTRQERDILDREMVYMLAFYRDVLIQQMGAKVELINIDYEQAINRIASSTTTQTTLRRLDLISQGRARLKANVPSQLVMESILVGLR is encoded by the coding sequence ATGAGTATTTTTGATGGTCTAGTTGGGCAGGCATCTGCAGTACATGAGCTGCAACGGGCAGCAGATGCTGCTCGTGTTTCCCAAGCCAGGATGGCAGATCCGAATGCGGAGCACGTTGCCAGCCAAGCGATGAGCCAAGCGTGGCTGTTCACTGGGCCGCCCGGTTCCGGGCGGTCGTTGGCCGCATTAAGCTTGGCCGGAGCGCTATTATGTACTGGGCCAGTAGCTGGTTGTGGGCAGTGTCCACAATGCCGGTCTGTGTTGGAACGTAATCATCCTGATGTCACCCTGGTTTCTACTGATCAGGTGACAATTAGTGCTGAGAACGTGCGGGAATACGTTGCTCGTTCCTATGTGGCTCCTACCAGTGGTGCTTGGCGCATTATTATCATCGAAGATGCCGATCGGATGCTCACTCGAACCACTAATGTGTTGTTGAAAGCGATTGAGGAACCGGGAGCTCGCACGGTATGGATGCTGTGCACTGCCGCGGCCGCCGATGTGTTGCCAACGATTCGCTCACGGTGCCGCAATATTAACCTCGTTACCCCGCATGCTTCTTTAGTTGCAGATCTACTTGTTCAGCGTGACGGAGTAGAGCCTAAACTTGCCCATGTTGCAGCGCGTGCAGCACAATCGCATATTGGTGTTGCACGCGCCTTAGCTACTGATCCGCAAGCAGCTGCGATCCGAACGAATACATTGAACGTATTAGCAAAAATAAAAGGCGTGGGAGATGCCGCTTTAGGAGCACATCTGCTTGCTGATACGGTTGCTATGCGCGGCGGGGAACTCACGAAAAAAGATCTCCAAGAAGAAGATAGTAGAGCGTTAGAAGAGCAACGCATGGCTGCCTTGGGATTGGATACAGGGTCTAAGATTCCGGCATCGGTACGTAGTCAAATAAAGGAGAGCGCGGAGGCAACACGCCGTCGTCACACCCGGCAAGAGCGCGATATTCTCGATCGGGAAATGGTGTATATGCTCGCATTCTATCGTGACGTCTTGATACAACAAATGGGTGCCAAAGTAGAACTGATCAACATTGATTATGAACAAGCAATCAATCGTATTGCTAGTAGCACTACAACTCAGACAACTCTGAGGAGGCTGGATCTTATTAGTCAAGGTCGAGCGCGACTCAAAGCAAATGTTCCATCGCAACTCGTGATGGAAAGTATTCTCGTTGGGCTTCGTTAA
- a CDS encoding alpha/beta hydrolase, protein MKKRLTVALSAAVLLLSSCSGGLWGLTDDESGKSKKAELAAIDAHAIEAKMPEIPAGLEPFYTQDVSWKKCGIGLDCATITVPLNYADPTGKTIELALKRRHADGDKIGSLLANPGGPGGGGQEMAESAFQFFSKRILDKFDVVGFDPRGVGDSTPVDCVSDAELDDNLATVYPETPAGKAQSHADEKDFGEKCVQSSGDLVAYVGTEEAARDMDVIRHIVGDPKLYYVGFSYGTKLGGMYAELFPTHVGRLILDGAVDSDVSEFEQLKAQLKGFELATNNYIDDCLKQKSCPFDGTRDEARAEIRAMFDHARETPLPTADENRPLTQSGLLYGFITPLYDDASWPILTQAIEEYKNEGTGNTFQVMFDAYVGRTPSGTYSNNSMEAHAVINCADTVVTDTPEDWDRLSEELAKESPLFGDMMGYSQGTCMAMPKPDHPITQRFTASGSDPIVVVGTVGDPATPYEWAVAFEKAFENAVLVTWEGEGHTAYGRASGTCVKDALDAYLLNGTVPEDGLRCPAQ, encoded by the coding sequence ATGAAGAAACGTCTAACTGTCGCCTTGAGTGCGGCCGTACTCCTACTGTCCAGTTGTTCTGGTGGTCTTTGGGGTCTTACTGATGATGAGTCAGGGAAGTCGAAAAAAGCCGAACTCGCGGCAATCGATGCCCATGCCATTGAAGCTAAGATGCCGGAGATTCCGGCTGGACTTGAGCCGTTTTATACGCAGGATGTTTCCTGGAAAAAATGCGGTATTGGTTTAGATTGTGCCACGATTACCGTGCCGCTTAACTATGCTGATCCCACTGGGAAAACCATCGAGTTAGCACTCAAACGGCGTCATGCTGATGGAGATAAAATTGGCTCGTTACTGGCAAATCCTGGTGGCCCTGGTGGTGGGGGTCAAGAAATGGCAGAAAGCGCATTCCAGTTCTTTTCTAAGCGGATCTTAGACAAGTTTGATGTGGTTGGGTTTGATCCGCGAGGAGTTGGTGATTCTACCCCGGTTGACTGTGTCTCTGATGCAGAACTTGATGACAACCTTGCTACTGTGTACCCGGAAACTCCAGCTGGTAAAGCACAATCACATGCCGATGAGAAGGATTTCGGCGAAAAATGTGTACAGAGCTCCGGTGATTTGGTTGCCTACGTCGGAACCGAAGAAGCTGCCCGCGATATGGATGTTATTCGGCATATCGTTGGAGATCCGAAGCTCTACTATGTTGGTTTTTCCTATGGAACTAAGCTCGGTGGCATGTATGCGGAATTGTTCCCAACTCATGTGGGCCGATTGATTCTTGACGGCGCGGTCGATTCGGATGTGTCCGAGTTTGAGCAGTTGAAAGCACAACTTAAAGGATTTGAGCTGGCAACGAATAACTACATTGATGACTGCCTGAAACAAAAGTCGTGCCCATTTGACGGTACACGTGATGAAGCTCGGGCGGAAATTCGTGCCATGTTCGATCATGCACGAGAAACTCCGTTGCCCACTGCAGATGAGAACCGGCCTCTAACACAGTCGGGCCTACTTTATGGCTTTATTACGCCACTTTATGATGATGCCTCGTGGCCAATCCTGACCCAAGCTATTGAAGAATATAAGAATGAAGGCACCGGAAATACCTTCCAAGTCATGTTCGATGCTTATGTAGGACGCACTCCCAGCGGAACCTACTCCAACAACTCGATGGAAGCACACGCAGTCATTAATTGTGCCGATACTGTTGTCACAGATACTCCTGAAGATTGGGACCGACTAAGCGAAGAATTAGCGAAAGAGTCCCCACTATTTGGCGACATGATGGGCTACTCGCAAGGAACTTGTATGGCAATGCCTAAACCAGATCATCCAATTACGCAACGGTTCACTGCCTCGGGTTCGGATCCAATTGTTGTCGTAGGGACTGTGGGCGATCCAGCAACTCCGTATGAATGGGCGGTAGCCTTCGAAAAAGCATTCGAGAATGCGGTACTCGTGACGTGGGAGGGCGAAGGCCATACCGCATACGGTCGAGCATCTGGTACTTGCGTCAAGGACGCACTGGATGCATACCTACTCAATGGCACTGTCCCTGAAGACGGGCTTCGCTGTCCAGCGCAATAG
- a CDS encoding solute carrier family 23 protein: protein MPKAPKLVLLSLQHLLAFYAGAVIVPLLIASSLKLDPATTIHLINADLFTCGIATLIQSVGVTNKVGVRLPIIQGVTTTAVAPIIAIGLAATDGAGGEASLPVIYGSIIVAGLFTFFAAPYFAKLLRFFPHHVTGTVLLVMGTSLLAVSANDFVNYADGVPSVRDLAYGFGTLFAIVLVQRFFRGFLGTISVLIGLVGGTTIALLLNHIQPEKIDAVVNAPALGVTTPFYFGWPVFSFTAIISMLIVMLITMVETTGDVFATGEIVGKRITSADVAAAIRADGVSTTLGGVLNSFPYTMFAQNVGLVRLTGIKSRWVAAGAGVLMIFVGLLPKVGALVASIPSPVLGGASLALFANVAWVGLQTIAKSNLADYRIATIVTTSLGLAMLVTFRPEIAQVFPNWAQVFFSSGMSIGSITAILLNLVFFHMTCHTAKTTDDVVAGVTLENVNNMSQEEFVDTFRSLFNTHVWPLETAWQARPFNTSEELRNALLMAVVQADEAKRQELIADYPNMFALLTSDEADGLSRDIGSLALGSASEQQLAELSAIAEEYGNKFDLPYVAFLSTEDSMEMILADARRRLGNEQQVEQVVALSQILRITTDRLDILMRSANNRAHEFQG, encoded by the coding sequence ATTCCTAAGGCGCCGAAACTTGTCCTTTTGTCACTTCAGCACCTATTGGCCTTCTACGCCGGTGCAGTGATCGTTCCGCTGCTCATAGCATCTTCGCTGAAGCTCGATCCGGCAACGACAATCCATCTCATCAACGCCGACCTTTTCACCTGCGGCATCGCAACGCTCATTCAAAGTGTTGGCGTCACCAACAAAGTCGGTGTGCGGTTGCCGATTATCCAGGGTGTCACCACCACCGCGGTCGCTCCTATTATTGCGATCGGTCTTGCTGCGACCGACGGCGCCGGTGGCGAGGCATCACTTCCTGTCATTTACGGATCGATTATCGTGGCCGGCCTGTTTACTTTCTTTGCGGCCCCTTACTTTGCGAAACTATTACGATTCTTCCCGCACCACGTGACCGGAACCGTCCTTCTGGTCATGGGCACATCGCTCCTCGCAGTATCGGCAAATGATTTCGTTAACTATGCCGACGGCGTTCCATCCGTGCGCGACTTAGCATACGGCTTTGGGACGCTTTTTGCTATTGTGCTTGTGCAACGATTCTTCCGTGGTTTCTTGGGCACAATCTCAGTGCTCATCGGCCTTGTCGGTGGAACAACAATCGCGCTACTGCTGAACCATATTCAGCCCGAAAAAATCGATGCTGTTGTGAACGCACCTGCCCTCGGTGTAACCACACCGTTCTATTTCGGATGGCCAGTTTTCTCGTTCACTGCGATTATTTCCATGCTTATCGTCATGCTGATTACCATGGTTGAGACGACCGGCGACGTTTTTGCTACCGGCGAGATTGTTGGCAAACGCATCACCTCTGCCGACGTAGCCGCCGCTATTCGTGCCGACGGCGTATCCACCACCCTCGGCGGCGTCCTTAATTCGTTCCCGTACACCATGTTTGCTCAGAATGTTGGCCTTGTCCGACTGACTGGTATCAAGTCCCGCTGGGTTGCTGCCGGAGCTGGCGTACTCATGATCTTCGTTGGTTTACTACCAAAGGTTGGCGCTCTTGTCGCGTCGATTCCGTCCCCAGTGTTGGGTGGAGCATCGTTGGCACTTTTCGCGAATGTTGCCTGGGTTGGGTTGCAAACGATTGCCAAGTCGAATCTTGCTGACTACCGGATCGCGACTATTGTTACGACGTCGTTAGGCCTGGCAATGCTGGTGACGTTCCGTCCCGAGATCGCACAGGTATTCCCCAACTGGGCACAAGTATTCTTCTCTTCTGGCATGTCAATCGGTTCGATTACCGCTATTTTACTTAACTTGGTCTTCTTCCACATGACATGTCACACTGCGAAGACTACAGACGACGTGGTAGCTGGGGTTACTCTGGAGAACGTCAACAACATGTCTCAAGAAGAATTCGTTGACACGTTCCGGAGCCTATTCAATACGCACGTGTGGCCATTAGAAACGGCATGGCAGGCCCGTCCGTTTAATACATCGGAAGAGCTGCGTAATGCACTACTCATGGCTGTAGTACAGGCAGACGAAGCCAAGCGTCAGGAACTAATTGCAGATTATCCAAATATGTTTGCACTACTAACGTCGGATGAGGCGGATGGACTGTCTCGAGACATCGGTTCGCTTGCATTGGGATCAGCCAGCGAACAGCAGTTGGCGGAACTATCAGCAATCGCTGAAGAATACGGTAACAAATTTGACTTGCCGTATGTTGCATTCCTATCCACCGAAGATTCGATGGAGATGATCTTGGCCGATGCGCGACGCCGTCTCGGTAATGAGCAACAAGTCGAACAGGTTGTCGCACTCTCGCAGATTCTACGTATTACAACAGACCGGCTCGATATCTTGATGCGTAGTGCTAACAATCGTGCGCATGAGTTCCAGGGCTAA
- a CDS encoding purine-cytosine permease family protein, whose translation MTNDAFHNGSGASTSAPHDFSTENHLSLIENNGIDIISEDERTAKPADLFWPWFAANVSVFGISYASFVYGFGVSFVQGLIVAVIGITISFVLCGVIAIAGKRGSAPTMILSRAVFGVYGQKIPGVFSWLISIGWETFLAIMATLATATVFTQLGWNGGTTTKIIACLVIAGMIVSASIAGYHIIMKVQSVLTWLTGALTIVYVGLTIPHIDMSVILAQPAGSTTAVIGALVMVMTGFGLGWINIAADWSRYQSRDASAGKIVLWNTLGGAISPVLLVIAGLLIVGSNPELNEGIAVDPIGTLASILPAWVLVPFLITAVLGLVSGAVLGIYSSGLTLLSLGVKIPRPAAAGIDGLILTAGTIWVVFFAQDFLGPFQSFLITLGVPIASWAGLMMADIALRKREYDDEALFNPHGIYGSWDWTSLSIMAVSSFIGWGLVINNFANEAAWNNWQGYLLGPLGLGGRDGEWAWANLGVLCALILSCLAGYVLRSKKVAFQENRR comes from the coding sequence ATGACTAACGACGCTTTTCATAATGGTAGCGGCGCATCGACGTCGGCACCCCACGACTTTTCCACAGAAAATCACTTATCTTTAATAGAAAATAACGGTATTGACATTATTTCGGAGGACGAGCGTACTGCTAAACCAGCCGACTTGTTCTGGCCCTGGTTCGCTGCGAACGTCTCCGTTTTTGGAATCTCCTACGCATCATTTGTCTATGGGTTTGGAGTGTCATTCGTCCAAGGTCTTATCGTTGCTGTGATAGGCATAACTATCTCCTTTGTGCTGTGTGGCGTGATCGCTATTGCTGGAAAACGTGGCTCTGCACCAACGATGATTTTGTCTCGCGCGGTCTTCGGAGTATATGGGCAAAAAATTCCGGGCGTTTTTTCATGGCTTATTTCGATCGGGTGGGAAACGTTTTTAGCGATTATGGCGACGTTGGCTACCGCGACCGTTTTTACCCAGCTGGGGTGGAATGGCGGAACGACGACGAAGATCATCGCGTGCTTAGTGATCGCCGGGATGATCGTGTCAGCGTCGATCGCTGGTTATCACATCATCATGAAAGTTCAGTCTGTTTTAACGTGGCTGACGGGGGCGCTCACTATCGTTTATGTTGGGTTGACGATTCCGCACATTGATATGTCGGTTATCCTGGCTCAACCAGCAGGGTCGACGACGGCGGTTATCGGCGCACTTGTTATGGTTATGACTGGTTTCGGACTTGGCTGGATTAATATTGCAGCCGACTGGTCACGGTACCAGTCACGAGATGCGTCTGCGGGAAAAATTGTTTTATGGAATACCCTTGGCGGAGCGATTTCGCCAGTGCTTTTGGTTATTGCTGGGTTATTGATTGTGGGGTCGAACCCAGAATTGAACGAGGGGATTGCGGTAGATCCGATCGGGACGTTGGCGAGTATTTTACCGGCATGGGTGCTGGTGCCATTTTTAATAACAGCAGTTCTGGGTTTGGTTTCGGGAGCTGTTTTGGGTATATATTCCTCTGGTTTGACGCTGTTGAGCTTGGGTGTGAAGATTCCGCGTCCAGCTGCGGCTGGGATCGATGGCCTCATTTTGACGGCAGGAACAATTTGGGTGGTGTTTTTCGCTCAAGATTTCCTTGGCCCGTTCCAATCATTTTTAATCACGCTAGGCGTACCAATCGCATCCTGGGCAGGCTTGATGATGGCAGATATTGCGTTGCGCAAGCGGGAATATGATGACGAAGCGCTGTTTAATCCGCATGGAATATACGGCTCATGGGACTGGACTTCTTTGTCGATTATGGCTGTCTCGTCATTTATCGGCTGGGGGCTAGTGATTAATAATTTTGCCAACGAGGCTGCGTGGAACAACTGGCAAGGATATTTACTCGGACCTTTAGGATTGGGTGGACGCGACGGCGAGTGGGCGTGGGCTAACCTCGGTGTACTGTGTGCACTGATTCTTTCTTGCCTTGCTGGTTACGTACTGCGTTCGAAAAAAGTAGCATTTCAAGAAAACCGACGGTAG
- a CDS encoding metal-sensitive transcriptional regulator: MKLPAQDVKPAVTRLKRARGQLDAVIAALESEQDCHDIIPQLAAVAKAVDRAGYLVIATGMKTCYSTGQDVEEEHLEKMFLSFA, translated from the coding sequence ATGTCAAACCTGCAGTTACCCGTCTCAAACGAGCACGCGGACAACTCGATGCAGTGATAGCAGCCTTAGAAAGCGAACAAGACTGCCATGACATCATTCCACAGCTTGCCGCTGTAGCTAAAGCAGTGGATAGAGCAGGATATCTGGTTATTGCTACTGGTATGAAGACCTGCTATTCGACTGGCCAAGATGTCGAAGAAGAACATCTCGAAAAAATGTTCCTTTCCTTCGCATAG